A window from Pyrococcus yayanosii CH1 encodes these proteins:
- a CDS encoding SWIM zinc finger family protein: protein MARVSWVVKSGKRLYGRVLGTYAYLVVIDLGTGQGMCTCPRGGNCKHVMAVLWEYERGNYIEADANLITAEAEVWRFAAENREFGKEIILREIGHALKTDESGSRVGELFLKALEMLDGDETFRLRLSMLFEEFERIFYDHAITGIIASRLRGSPEGSSP, encoded by the coding sequence ATGGCCCGAGTTTCTTGGGTAGTTAAATCGGGGAAGAGGCTCTACGGCAGGGTGCTTGGCACCTACGCATACCTCGTCGTCATTGATTTAGGGACAGGCCAAGGGATGTGCACGTGTCCGAGGGGTGGAAACTGTAAGCACGTAATGGCCGTCCTCTGGGAATACGAGAGAGGAAACTACATAGAGGCAGACGCCAATCTTATCACCGCCGAAGCTGAAGTCTGGAGGTTTGCCGCTGAGAACAGAGAGTTTGGCAAAGAGATTATACTAAGGGAAATAGGCCACGCTCTGAAGACAGACGAAAGTGGAAGTAGAGTTGGAGAGCTTTTCCTCAAGGCCCTTGAGATGCTCGATGGCGATGAAACATTCAGACTTCGACTTTCAATGCTCTTCGAGGAGTTTGAGAGAATTTTCTATGACCACGCCATCACTGGGATCATCGCTTCGAGGCTAAGAGGAAGTCCAGAAGGTTCTTCGCCCTGA
- a CDS encoding sodium/proline symporter, which produces METAYEMLKNPAAFAAFLFTLLLPILVGFFVMKRTKTEEDFFLGGRAMDKITVALSAVSSGRSSWLVLGLSGMAYKMGVTAVWAAVGYITAEMLQFVYMGIRLRKFSEKFKAITVPDYFEARFRDNTKIVRLVVSIIIVIFLTSYVGAQFNAGAKTLSAALGMGMLEALLVAVLMIVIYMILGGFIAVAYNDVIRAVIMIIGLTVLPAVAIAKVGGIGALLEILHQLNPKYIDPWAFGAGVVIGFIGIGLGSPGQPHIIVRYMSIDNPNRLRQSTVIGTFWNVVLAWGAIFVGLAGRALFPDVKMLPNESAEMVYPLLSAEFFGPVLYGILMGGIFAAILSTADSQLLVVSSTVVKDFYQEVIKKGHPIDDKTALRLSRITVFVIGFLAAIMAYYAKDIIFWFVLFAWGGLGASIGPTLILSLYWKRTTKWGVIAGMVVGTVTTIVWKLYLKQITGLYELVPAFIFALIATIVVSLATKPPENVEELMKAME; this is translated from the coding sequence ATGGAAACAGCGTATGAAATGCTCAAGAATCCGGCCGCATTTGCGGCGTTTTTATTTACACTGCTACTTCCAATTCTTGTAGGATTCTTCGTTATGAAAAGAACCAAGACAGAAGAAGACTTTTTCCTTGGCGGAAGAGCTATGGACAAAATAACGGTGGCACTTTCCGCCGTATCTTCAGGAAGGTCTAGCTGGCTCGTGCTGGGTCTTAGCGGAATGGCTTATAAAATGGGTGTTACGGCGGTCTGGGCGGCGGTTGGATATATAACGGCGGAAATGCTACAGTTCGTGTACATGGGCATAAGGCTAAGAAAGTTCTCTGAGAAATTCAAAGCCATAACGGTTCCGGACTATTTTGAAGCCAGGTTTAGGGACAATACAAAAATCGTTAGGCTTGTGGTTTCGATAATAATAGTCATATTTCTGACGTCATATGTTGGGGCCCAGTTTAATGCCGGCGCAAAAACACTCAGTGCTGCCCTTGGCATGGGAATGCTAGAGGCACTCCTAGTTGCCGTGCTCATGATCGTAATATATATGATTCTGGGAGGCTTCATAGCAGTAGCGTACAACGATGTCATAAGGGCCGTAATAATGATTATAGGCCTGACGGTTCTTCCAGCCGTTGCCATAGCTAAAGTCGGGGGTATTGGGGCACTGTTGGAGATCCTCCACCAGCTAAACCCCAAGTACATTGATCCCTGGGCATTTGGAGCGGGGGTTGTGATTGGTTTCATAGGAATTGGGCTTGGATCTCCCGGACAGCCTCACATAATAGTTCGTTACATGTCTATAGACAACCCCAATAGACTCAGGCAATCAACTGTTATAGGAACTTTTTGGAATGTTGTCCTTGCGTGGGGTGCCATTTTCGTAGGATTAGCAGGCAGGGCGCTGTTTCCTGATGTAAAAATGCTACCGAATGAGAGTGCAGAAATGGTGTATCCACTGTTGAGTGCAGAATTCTTCGGCCCAGTGCTCTATGGTATTCTCATGGGTGGAATATTTGCGGCAATATTATCAACGGCGGACTCTCAGCTGCTCGTTGTGTCTTCAACCGTTGTCAAAGACTTCTATCAGGAAGTCATCAAAAAGGGCCACCCAATAGATGATAAAACGGCATTGAGATTGAGTAGGATCACGGTATTTGTAATAGGATTCCTAGCGGCCATAATGGCCTACTATGCGAAAGACATAATATTCTGGTTCGTGCTATTTGCATGGGGTGGACTGGGGGCGTCTATAGGGCCAACGTTAATACTTTCCCTGTACTGGAAGAGAACAACAAAATGGGGAGTAATAGCAGGGATGGTCGTGGGAACTGTAACAACTATCGTTTGGAAGCTTTATTTAAAGCAGATTACGGGGCTTTATGAACTGGTGCCAGCGTTCATATTTGCCCTCATAGCCACTATAGTTGTGAGCCTCGCCACCAAGCCTCCAGAGAACGTGGAGGAGCTCATGAAAGCTATGGAATAA
- a CDS encoding thioredoxin family protein, protein MKELSILLIIILAVAALGCLGETSTPTTSPPKLQLDKSKFHFYLYGMATCPHCQNMKRELPKFFGEDSLTYYELINNEHNTKIFMEFSKELGVRGVPLIGVFYDGKLYAIIEGEIDPSKIPEIVKEAMDREGIIVLSSRAYLIPFNETDIVQKLTELFLSGQASQ, encoded by the coding sequence ATGAAGGAGTTAAGCATCTTACTTATCATCATCCTCGCCGTGGCGGCCCTTGGATGCCTTGGGGAAACTTCAACTCCCACCACCTCTCCTCCTAAACTACAACTCGATAAGTCGAAGTTCCACTTCTATCTATACGGCATGGCCACATGCCCCCACTGCCAGAACATGAAAAGGGAACTTCCCAAGTTCTTCGGTGAAGATAGTCTGACATATTATGAGCTCATCAACAACGAGCACAACACCAAAATATTTATGGAGTTCTCCAAGGAGCTGGGCGTTAGGGGAGTGCCCCTCATAGGGGTGTTCTATGATGGAAAGCTCTACGCCATCATCGAGGGCGAAATAGACCCCTCTAAGATTCCAGAGATAGTAAAAGAGGCCATGGACAGGGAAGGCATCATAGTTCTATCCAGCCGAGCGTATCTGATACCTTTCAACGAGACGGACATTGTCCAGAAGCTCACGGAGCTGTTCCTAAGCGGACAAGCTTCCCAATGA
- the rlmD gene encoding 23S rRNA (uracil(1939)-C(5))-methyltransferase RlmD — protein MEIRIEELSEDGMGVARIGRKTVYVPFTAPGDVVLLRSWHRERKRLVAHDYEVLKASEIRVEPGCKHFGFCGGCAFQHIEYKAQLEFKEEKLRKFLGLDVEVLPSPAIYGHRNRIDIAVTTSGIGFRRRGRWWDIVDIEACEVFGPSSKKALEALRALIDELRLEPWNLKEGRGFLRYMVLREGKFTGELMINLVTAEGHLGDVSGYFPFATSLYWSVNRTPSDVSYGEPMRYWGREFIREELDGITYLIHPNSFFQTNSYQAVNLVRKVAEFVDGSKVLDLYSGVGTFGVYLAKKGFEVEGVEINPFAVEMANRNAKINDAQAKFRVGDAAEAFAMSYDTVIVDPPRAGLHPKLVKRLISDGPPTIVYVSCNPKTFAQNLRGLKKVYKLEEIVGLDMFPHTPHVELIGKLVRLGTAP, from the coding sequence ATGGAGATCAGGATAGAGGAGCTGAGCGAGGACGGCATGGGCGTTGCGAGGATCGGGAGGAAAACCGTTTACGTCCCCTTCACGGCCCCGGGTGACGTGGTTCTGCTTAGGAGCTGGCACAGGGAGAGGAAGAGGTTGGTGGCCCACGATTACGAAGTTCTTAAGGCATCTGAGATAAGGGTGGAGCCAGGATGCAAGCATTTCGGATTCTGCGGCGGCTGTGCCTTCCAGCACATTGAGTATAAGGCTCAGTTGGAGTTCAAGGAGGAGAAGCTGAGGAAATTCCTCGGCCTCGACGTAGAAGTTCTTCCTTCGCCGGCTATATATGGCCACAGGAACAGGATAGACATCGCCGTCACCACGAGTGGTATTGGCTTCAGGAGGAGGGGCAGGTGGTGGGACATCGTAGATATCGAGGCCTGCGAGGTCTTCGGTCCCTCATCGAAGAAGGCCCTTGAGGCCTTGAGGGCACTAATCGACGAGCTCAGGCTTGAGCCCTGGAACCTGAAAGAGGGCAGAGGTTTCTTAAGGTATATGGTGCTCAGGGAGGGAAAATTCACGGGAGAGCTAATGATTAACCTCGTCACGGCCGAAGGCCATCTGGGTGACGTTTCTGGCTATTTTCCCTTCGCCACCTCCCTCTATTGGAGCGTGAACAGGACGCCCAGTGATGTATCCTACGGTGAGCCGATGCGTTACTGGGGAAGGGAGTTCATCAGAGAGGAGCTTGATGGGATAACGTATCTCATTCATCCGAACAGCTTCTTCCAGACGAACAGCTATCAGGCTGTGAACCTCGTGAGAAAGGTTGCCGAGTTCGTTGATGGGAGTAAGGTTCTTGATTTGTATTCCGGCGTCGGAACCTTCGGCGTTTATTTAGCTAAGAAGGGCTTTGAGGTGGAAGGAGTGGAGATAAACCCCTTCGCCGTTGAGATGGCCAACAGAAACGCCAAAATAAACGATGCCCAAGCGAAGTTCAGGGTGGGAGATGCGGCGGAGGCGTTTGCGATGAGCTATGACACAGTAATAGTTGACCCGCCGAGGGCCGGCCTCCATCCAAAGCTCGTGAAGAGATTGATAAGCGACGGACCCCCCACAATAGTCTACGTCTCCTGCAACCCGAAGACCTTCGCCCAGAACCTTCGCGGGCTGAAGAAGGTATATAAATTAGAGGAGATAGTGGGACTCGACATGTTTCCTCACACGCCCCACGTCGAGCTCATTGGGAAGCTTGTCCGCTTAGGAACAGCTCCGTGA
- a CDS encoding transcriptional regulator — MHPREIVYKVLATKKRATSLKKLSSELDTPMPALLQTLKKLESEGLVEISFGSEIKVRAKTLGDYAD, encoded by the coding sequence ATGCATCCTCGGGAGATCGTTTATAAGGTTTTGGCGACGAAGAAGAGGGCAACTTCTCTCAAAAAGCTGAGCTCCGAGCTTGACACTCCCATGCCGGCGCTTCTCCAGACCCTTAAGAAGCTCGAGAGCGAAGGGCTCGTTGAAATATCCTTTGGAAGTGAAATAAAGGTAAGGGCGAAGACCCTTGGAGATTACGCCGACTAA
- the snatA gene encoding neutral amino acid NAAT transporter SnatA, whose product MIEALRTFILLYGGLFAITNPIGAVPVFMSVTRDLSAKGRREIAKKTALTATITLIVFALVGQWIFKFFGSSVDAFAIAGGILLFRMGMEMLSGKLSSVKIDEESEEAVTLEEVAVIPLAIPLISGPGAITTVMLYMAREPAPLVVVVILSIGLTIWAILSSDNRVSQKLGRVGIKVMIRMMGLILTSMAVQMVINGIKGAFEI is encoded by the coding sequence ATGATAGAGGCCCTTAGGACCTTTATCCTCCTTTACGGAGGCCTATTCGCGATAACAAATCCCATAGGCGCCGTCCCCGTCTTTATGAGTGTCACGAGGGACTTATCGGCCAAAGGTAGAAGGGAGATAGCGAAGAAGACTGCACTAACGGCTACCATTACTCTTATAGTCTTCGCTCTCGTCGGCCAGTGGATATTCAAGTTCTTTGGCTCTAGCGTGGATGCCTTCGCGATAGCCGGAGGAATACTGCTCTTCAGAATGGGTATGGAGATGCTCTCCGGAAAGCTGTCTTCTGTGAAGATAGACGAAGAGAGCGAAGAAGCCGTCACCCTCGAGGAGGTCGCCGTGATACCCTTGGCGATACCCCTGATATCGGGGCCGGGTGCAATAACGACCGTGATGCTCTACATGGCGAGGGAACCAGCCCCTCTCGTAGTGGTTGTAATATTGAGCATTGGCCTGACCATCTGGGCAATCCTCAGCTCCGACAACAGGGTGAGCCAAAAATTGGGGAGAGTGGGGATAAAGGTCATGATAAGGATGATGGGTCTGATACTGACATCGATGGCTGTTCAGATGGTAATAAATGGGATAAAGGGAGCGTTCGAGATTTAG
- a CDS encoding SPL family radical SAM protein, which translates to MKLGVMEKKVRSLYIRSRIPGVEWAVNQYVGCAFACKYCYAKFLCRWRDYGPWGTWVEVKINAAELARRRVKGSIVMSTVSDPYQPIEARLKLTRRVLRYMDKRNELSILTKSPLVVRDVDLFKEFRSIEVGLTINSFEGREKRLFEPLAPVQGTRITALQRLYEEGIRTYVFVSPIIPGITDVGAIVEETRDFTDYYFFEVLNLWAAGREFRELLRESYPGSYSVLKDDEKFETFLKGLREEIRRLGIRVEGIETHKHGWELVSP; encoded by the coding sequence ATGAAGCTTGGGGTCATGGAGAAGAAGGTAAGAAGCCTATACATCCGCTCGAGGATTCCGGGTGTTGAGTGGGCCGTGAACCAGTACGTAGGCTGTGCTTTCGCCTGCAAATACTGCTACGCCAAGTTCCTCTGTCGCTGGCGGGATTACGGACCTTGGGGAACCTGGGTAGAGGTGAAGATAAATGCGGCTGAGCTCGCGAGAAGGCGTGTGAAGGGGAGCATCGTCATGTCCACCGTGAGCGACCCTTATCAACCCATCGAAGCAAGGCTCAAGCTCACGAGGCGGGTTCTACGTTACATGGACAAGAGGAACGAGCTCTCAATACTAACGAAGTCTCCCCTCGTTGTCCGGGACGTGGATCTCTTCAAGGAGTTCCGCTCTATTGAGGTCGGTCTGACGATTAACAGCTTCGAGGGGAGGGAGAAGAGACTCTTCGAACCACTAGCACCTGTCCAAGGGACCAGAATAACGGCGCTTCAGAGGCTCTATGAGGAAGGCATAAGAACCTACGTCTTTGTAAGCCCGATAATACCCGGGATTACGGACGTGGGGGCAATCGTGGAGGAGACTCGGGATTTCACCGATTACTACTTCTTCGAGGTGCTTAATCTCTGGGCCGCGGGAAGGGAGTTTCGGGAGCTGCTCCGGGAGAGCTATCCGGGGAGTTACTCTGTGCTGAAGGATGATGAGAAGTTTGAGACCTTCTTAAAGGGCCTTAGGGAGGAAATAAGGAGGCTTGGGATTAGAGTGGAGGGAATAGAGACTCACAAGCACGGATGGGAGCTCGTTTCTCCCTGA
- a CDS encoding ATP-binding protein: MSRQIFVDRERELEFLERRYSSEKAELIIIYGRRRIGKTELLLHFAKDKPYVYFLATEKPYHENIRDLQRLMAEFLGDPLFSRISFGNIDELLMAFAEKIGDERVVLIIDEFPVLIENYRPVLSLLQRAWDLKLSKTKLMLILCGSSVSTMETEVLGYKSPLYGRRTGQWKVDEIPFFNISEFLPSYSVENLIKVYGVVGGIPAYLLQFDPEKSFKENVVENVLSKGSYLYEEAEILLREELREPANYFAILEAIASGRTRFGEIVSATGLDKSLVSKYLTVLQRLGIVEREVPITATHKEASKRGLYSISDNYFAFWFRYVLPNRSHLEAGLAEEVWERSREDFDAYMGTVFESLVRKPGVFLRLTGFRFTKLGRWWHKNEEIDVVALDGEEERALLVEVKWKDLTAREARGILKDLERKAELLRLDSWEKRYGLVAKSLKGKERLRVKGWLVWDLSDFESLLSRSISKNSLLSSGTNLGL; this comes from the coding sequence ATGAGTAGACAAATATTCGTGGACAGAGAGAGGGAGCTCGAGTTCTTAGAAAGGAGGTACTCCAGCGAAAAGGCCGAGCTGATAATAATTTATGGCAGAAGGCGAATAGGAAAGACTGAACTGCTTCTTCACTTCGCAAAAGATAAGCCTTATGTTTATTTCCTTGCAACGGAAAAGCCCTATCACGAGAATATTAGGGACCTCCAAAGGCTCATGGCCGAATTTTTGGGTGACCCACTGTTCTCGAGAATTAGCTTTGGGAACATCGACGAGCTCCTCATGGCATTCGCTGAGAAGATTGGAGATGAAAGAGTTGTTCTTATCATCGACGAGTTTCCAGTCCTCATAGAAAATTATCGACCCGTTCTCTCCCTCCTCCAGCGGGCGTGGGACTTAAAGCTGTCAAAGACAAAGCTTATGTTAATTCTCTGCGGTTCAAGTGTCTCCACGATGGAAACCGAGGTTCTTGGCTATAAAAGTCCCCTCTACGGCAGGAGAACAGGTCAGTGGAAGGTTGACGAGATTCCCTTCTTTAATATCAGTGAATTCCTTCCAAGTTACAGCGTTGAGAACCTCATAAAGGTTTACGGCGTCGTTGGTGGAATTCCCGCATACTTGCTCCAGTTCGACCCGGAGAAAAGCTTTAAGGAAAACGTTGTTGAGAATGTCCTGTCAAAGGGGAGTTACCTGTACGAAGAGGCTGAAATACTCCTGAGGGAAGAGCTCCGGGAGCCGGCCAACTACTTCGCGATACTTGAAGCCATAGCAAGCGGCAGGACAAGATTCGGGGAGATAGTGAGCGCAACGGGTCTTGATAAGAGTCTCGTCTCCAAGTATCTCACAGTCCTTCAAAGGCTCGGAATAGTAGAGAGAGAAGTCCCCATAACGGCCACGCACAAGGAGGCGAGCAAAAGGGGCCTCTACTCTATATCAGACAACTACTTTGCCTTCTGGTTCCGGTATGTCCTGCCCAACAGGAGCCACCTTGAGGCCGGCCTTGCGGAAGAGGTCTGGGAACGCTCGCGGGAAGACTTCGATGCATATATGGGGACCGTTTTCGAGAGTTTGGTGAGAAAGCCCGGAGTTTTTCTTAGGCTGACGGGTTTCCGCTTTACGAAGCTCGGAAGATGGTGGCATAAAAACGAAGAGATAGACGTCGTCGCCTTAGATGGGGAAGAGGAAAGAGCCCTGCTTGTTGAGGTTAAGTGGAAGGACCTAACGGCAAGGGAGGCGCGCGGAATCTTAAAGGACTTAGAGAGAAAAGCGGAGCTCCTCAGACTCGACAGCTGGGAAAAGCGTTATGGGCTCGTGGCAAAGAGCTTAAAGGGAAAGGAAAGACTCAGGGTAAAGGGCTGGCTGGTGTGGGATTTAAGTGATTTCGAAAGCCTCCTCAGCCGCTCGATATCAAAGAACAGCCTTTTAAGCTCTGGCACGAACTTGGGCCTATGA